TCCCGCGACAGTACCCCGGGGATGAGGGTGACACCATTCCTGTAAAAGTCCTCGAGTATCGCTTGCATCGGGGCGTCGTCGAGACGCTCGCCGGGCAGAATGCGTTTAGAAATCACGGGAATCTCCTGTCGGCCGTCGGGGATGATAAACGCATTGGATTGCTTGACATCTCGCGCCTTCGGGCTACTATGGCAAGATCATAGATTAAGGTTTCGACATTGGATATTCAACCGATTTCCCGCGACCGTCTCGCCTTACCACATGAGCAGCACCAGCTACTACGACCTCAACGCCGACGCCCTCGCCGCCCGGTATGACGGAGTCGATCCCGCCGACGTCCATGCCGACTGGGCGCCGGTCCACCTTCGTGAAGAGCCCGGATTCGCCTGCGACATCGGCGCCGGTTCGGGACGCGACGCCAACTGGCTTGCGGCCAGGGGGTGGGAAGTCGTGGCGGTGGAACCGAGCGCATTGCGCACACTCGCCGCGGAACGCGCCCATCCACGCGTGGTCTGGATGGACGATGCGCTACCGGACCTGCGGGTTTTGCGCGCGCTCGGCCGGCGGTTCGACCTGATTCTGCTGAGTGCCGTGTGGATGCACCTGGCGCCGAAAGTTCGGGAACGGGCGTTCCGCATCCTCTCCGAACTGCTCAATCCATCCGGACTGCTGGTGATTACGCTAAGGCGCGGCGGTGACGCCACGGAAAACGCCGCCCGGGGATTCCATGACACTTCAGCAGAGGAGATTGTCGGGTTTGCCAACCGGCGAGCCATCGCGCTGCGCAGCCACTCGACGCAACCGGACCTGACGCGCTCCGGCATAGACTGGGAGACGCTGGTCTTCGCCATGCCGGACGATGGCACCGGCAGCCTGCCCCTGCTGCGCCACGTGATCGTGAACGACAACAAGTCTTCGACCTACAAGCTGGGGCTGCTCCGTACCCTGGTGCGACTCGCCGAAACGGCACCGGGACTGGTCATCGATCGCACGGACGATTACGTGGAGATTCCCTTTGGTGCCGTCGGTCTGTACTGGCTGAAGCAATACCTGCCCCTGGTCCTGCATCATAGGCAGCCGCAACGCCCTCAGGGGCCGGGCGGATATGGCTGGGCCAAGGAAGCGTTCTACCAATTGCAAGACGTTTCGCCTTCCGACCTTCGGCTCGGTGCCCGGTTTGATTCTGACCGGGCCGTCCTCATTACCCGCGCCATAAACGACGCCTGCGAGAATATCCAGCGGATGCCGGTACGCTACATCACGTTTCCCGGTTCCGACGACCGGCAATTGTTCGAATCCGGGTTTTCCAGTACGCGGGCGTCGTCGCAGCCCATCGTCCTGTCGCGCGAATACCTGGCGCGGTTCGGCCGCTTCAGGATACCCGCGCTGCTTTGGCAGGCGCTCGGTCAGTTCGCCTGCTGGCTGGATCCGGTTATCGTAGGGGAATGGCGGCAGCTGACTTCGAATTGGGTTGGCCCGGGAAACCAGCGCAATGACGCGCGGTGGGCGGTCCGAACCGACCAATCCGTCGGCCAATCCGCGGACCGATCCGCCGGCCAGTCCGACAGCCAGTCCGCCCTGGTGCGGGAATACGGGGCCGACTTAGCAACGAACGACCCCTACGAATGGACCGAAAGCCGTTACGACACAGGCATCGCCCACGAACGGGCGAAGCAGTTGCGCGATGACGGATTCGCGCTCACCTGTGTCTGGTCCGCTACGCGAATTCGAAACGCTCCGCACATCGACCACTGTTTCCCGTGGGCGCGCTGGCGAAACAACGATCTCTGGAACCTGCTGCCGGCCCACAGCACCATCAACCTCAGAAAGAGCGACCGGCTGCCCTCCTCCAGCGCCATGGCCGACGCCCGGGACCGCATGCTGGAATGGTGGCGGCACGCGTGGGTTCAATCGCCCGAGGAGGACCGGTTTTTCATGGAAGCGCGGTACTCCCTGCCGGGGCTCGACGTCGACACGCCCGGGCTGGAAGACATCTTCACCGCCGCCCAGCACCAGCGCGCGCGCCTGAAACAGGACCAGCAACTGATCGAGTGGCCGACCTGATCGCGGCGGCCGAACTGACAGCAGCGGCCGAACTGATCGAGTGACTGACCTGACCGCGGCATGTCGAAGACGGGACCGCCGCACCAACCACCACCCTACCCCTCGTCCATCACCGCCTGGATCATGGCCTGGATGTAGCCGAACTCGTAGGCGAAGGCCTGCCGGTAGCTGTCCGGTTCCTTGTGGCCCGGCGCGTGGTCGGGCACGCACATGTGCGGGTAGCCGACCTCCTTGAGCGCCTGCATGTTGCGGTGCATGTTCATGACACCCTCGTCGGGCCAGACCTCCTGGAACTTGTTGCGCCCGCCCACGATGTTGCGGAAGTGGCAGAGGAAGATCTTCTTGCGCGAGCCGAGGTAGCGGATGATGTCCGGCACCTCGTTGAGGGGATCGAGGGAACTCTCCGCCATGCAGCCCAGGCAGAGGTTGACGCCGTGATAGGGGCTGGGGCAGATCTCGATGAACTGCTTGAAACCATCGAAGCCGCCGAGCACGCGGTCCACGCAGCGGTACCCGGGGGGAAGCCAGGGGTCGCAGGGATGGCAGGCCATGCGAACCTTGCATTCCGTGGCCACGGGGATCACCCGCTCCAGGAAGTAGGTGATGCGGGCCCAGTTCATCTCGGCGGGCACGGGTTCGTTGTACCTGGCCGGCCGGTCCTTGGCCTTCTCCAGGTCCCAGGTGCTGTAGATCGAACCTCCGCGGCCGGGCGGATCGCTCTCGGTGCGCTGGTTCTCCATCTCGCACAGGTAGTACTTGATCGCGGGGATGCCCGCCTCCGAGGCCTGGCGCACCATGTTGCAGACCAGTTCGATTTCCTTGTCGCCCTCTTCGTAGTCGCCCAGCATGTAGTTGGGTACCTGGCCACCGTCCACGTTCAGGTCGGCGATGGGCAGGGCCACCATTTCCATTTCGATCCCGAAACGGGCGCACCTTTCCTTTTTGGCCGCCAGTTCCTCCACGTCCCAGCCGTACTCCCGGTGGAAGGTGATGTTGAGTTCGCTCTTGTTGAAGACGCCATGGCGGGCGAGATACGCGAGGTCTTCGTCCGCCGTGCTGAACTGCTGGGTGCCGACGTGCATGGTATTCTCCGTGTTATGTAAACTTGTGAGTGCTGGCGATGCCCAGGATTCGTGCGGCGGTGTCGCCCATGATAGCGGCCAGGTCCGCCTCGTTCAGAAAATCCGCGTACTTCTCGATCCAGTCTCGGGATTGGCGGTAGGTGCAGAACCGGTTCTGGAAGGGCATGTCCGTGCCCCACAGCAACCTGTCTGCTCCAATTCGGTTGACCATCTCTTCCAGTGCGGTCCAGACCTCTCGGTAGGGAAAGTCGAACTGATCACCGATCCGCACGGGAAAGCACACTTCCAGGCTGAGGTGGGGGTTTTCGAAGGGTCTCCACAGGCCTTCCGGCAACACGAGACGGTCTCCGTCGATAAACATACGCCAGGGGAAACCGTGGGTGATGCTGCAGACCGTGTCCGGGTAACGGTCCATCCAGTCCATGAGTACGCCGAGTTCGCCTAAGTACCCCTGCGTGAGGTCGGCGTGGTACCCGAGGACGGGTCCGGCACCCAGGGTGAAGAAGACCGGGACGTTCAGGGCGGCCACGGCGTCCCAGAAGGGGTGGTAAGCGCCGCCGCTCCACGACTGCTCGCTTCCGCGGTAGGCCAGCGAGGCATTGAACTTTACGGCGTGCAGGCCGTGAACCCGCACTGCCCGCTTGGTCTCTTCGATCACCCGGTCCGTTTCCACGACGATACGCCACTCGTCCACGGGCGCCATGGAGTACAGGCGGCCCGGGGCGGCTTCGACACACGCGGCCTGAAAGGCGCTGTCGCGGCCCAGCATGGGATTGGTATGGAGCAGGGCGACATCCACGCCCGCGTAGTCCATCTCGGCGATCAGGCCGTCGGGGGTGTATTCCAGGTCGCGCAGGTGGGGTGGGTAGAACTGCTTGGTGTAGTCTTCGCCGTCGATTGTCCACACCACGCGGCCGTGGGTTCGATCGACGCGGAAATCCACGTCGGGGAGCGTGGACCAGTCTCCGGGCGCTGCTGGCGCGATCGACTTCGACGAAGCGGGAGCCCGGTCCCGGACCCGCCAGGCCGGCTGGTGATGGACCGCGTGCTCGGCCTGCATCCACCGCAGGTGGTCCCGGGCATCGGCGTACCCGGCTTTCGCGTCACCCGGCGGAAAGCAGTACGCGTGGGAATCGATGATCATGGATCGGGAAACGGTTCCCTAGCTTTCGAAGGTCCGTATCGTACGGGTTACCTGTCCGTTGCTCTCCCAGTAGGTCTTCTTGCCGGCCAGGTAGGGGTCGTCCGGCGCCGGCTGCACCGTGCCGGCCGCCGTCACGCCCCGCGACGTGATCGTATGCTCGCCGGGGGACGGGCGGTCCCAGTCCAGGCGCCAGAACTTCCAGGCGTACTCGGCGTCCTCGCCCTCGATGATTTCCGCCGACTGCCATGGACCGTCGTCGATACGCACCTGCACCTCCCTGAGTGGCTCGCCCCAGACCGCGCCGTAGATCCGGTGCAGGGGACCGACCCGGGTAACCCGCGCCGTCACGGAGTTGATGCGGCCTTTGCCCACGGACTCCTGGCGCCACACCGTCTCTCCGTTGTGGGTCTCCTCGCGGATCGTGACGTAATCCCGCGAGATGAACCGCCCCATGTACCGGGTCGTGCGCACTTCAATGCGCTTCAGCCATTTCACCTGGGTAATCCCGTACCAGCCGGGTACGATGAGGCGCAGGGGATAACCGTGCTTCGGCGGCAGCGTCTGGCCGTTCACCTCGTAACACAGCAGGATGTCCGGGTCCATGGCCTGCGCCATGGTGAGCGAACGGGCGAAGTTCTGCTTCATGGTCAGCGGCTCGCTGCGGCGGGGCGTGATGACCTCCTCCCCTTCGTCGTGCCCGAAGAAAACCACCTCCATGCCGTTGTCCCACATCCCCGCCCGCTCCAGGATCGGCGCCAGCGGCGTGCCGGTCCAGCGGGCGTTGAACACGCCGCCGCGGAAGACGGGAACACCCCGGTTGCCCGAGCATTCGAGGGTGAAATCCAGGTCTCTGCGCGGCATGGACTTGATCTCGTCCAGGCTCAGGTTGAGCTTCTGTCTCACCGCGCCCGTGATTTCGAGGCTGTAGGTATCGCCGTCGACGGTCGGCTCCGGATAGTGGCTGGCCGAGAAGAACTGGTCCACGGGCGTAATCCACGACTCCAGGCCGTTCCAGTCCAGCAGCACGAAATCGGGGCTTCGGGGCGGCCCGAAT
The window above is part of the Gemmatimonadota bacterium genome. Proteins encoded here:
- a CDS encoding methyltransferase domain-containing protein, whose protein sequence is MRLEITGISCRPSGMINALDCLTSRAFGLLWQDHRLRFRHWIFNRFPATVSPYHMSSTSYYDLNADALAARYDGVDPADVHADWAPVHLREEPGFACDIGAGSGRDANWLAARGWEVVAVEPSALRTLAAERAHPRVVWMDDALPDLRVLRALGRRFDLILLSAVWMHLAPKVRERAFRILSELLNPSGLLVITLRRGGDATENAARGFHDTSAEEIVGFANRRAIALRSHSTQPDLTRSGIDWETLVFAMPDDGTGSLPLLRHVIVNDNKSSTYKLGLLRTLVRLAETAPGLVIDRTDDYVEIPFGAVGLYWLKQYLPLVLHHRQPQRPQGPGGYGWAKEAFYQLQDVSPSDLRLGARFDSDRAVLITRAINDACENIQRMPVRYITFPGSDDRQLFESGFSSTRASSQPIVLSREYLARFGRFRIPALLWQALGQFACWLDPVIVGEWRQLTSNWVGPGNQRNDARWAVRTDQSVGQSADRSAGQSDSQSALVREYGADLATNDPYEWTESRYDTGIAHERAKQLRDDGFALTCVWSATRIRNAPHIDHCFPWARWRNNDLWNLLPAHSTINLRKSDRLPSSSAMADARDRMLEWWRHAWVQSPEEDRFFMEARYSLPGLDVDTPGLEDIFTAAQHQRARLKQDQQLIEWPT
- a CDS encoding TIM barrel protein, whose product is MHVGTQQFSTADEDLAYLARHGVFNKSELNITFHREYGWDVEELAAKKERCARFGIEMEMVALPIADLNVDGGQVPNYMLGDYEEGDKEIELVCNMVRQASEAGIPAIKYYLCEMENQRTESDPPGRGGSIYSTWDLEKAKDRPARYNEPVPAEMNWARITYFLERVIPVATECKVRMACHPCDPWLPPGYRCVDRVLGGFDGFKQFIEICPSPYHGVNLCLGCMAESSLDPLNEVPDIIRYLGSRKKIFLCHFRNIVGGRNKFQEVWPDEGVMNMHRNMQALKEVGYPHMCVPDHAPGHKEPDSYRQAFAYEFGYIQAMIQAVMDEG
- a CDS encoding amidohydrolase — encoded protein: MIIDSHAYCFPPGDAKAGYADARDHLRWMQAEHAVHHQPAWRVRDRAPASSKSIAPAAPGDWSTLPDVDFRVDRTHGRVVWTIDGEDYTKQFYPPHLRDLEYTPDGLIAEMDYAGVDVALLHTNPMLGRDSAFQAACVEAAPGRLYSMAPVDEWRIVVETDRVIEETKRAVRVHGLHAVKFNASLAYRGSEQSWSGGAYHPFWDAVAALNVPVFFTLGAGPVLGYHADLTQGYLGELGVLMDWMDRYPDTVCSITHGFPWRMFIDGDRLVLPEGLWRPFENPHLSLEVCFPVRIGDQFDFPYREVWTALEEMVNRIGADRLLWGTDMPFQNRFCTYRQSRDWIEKYADFLNEADLAAIMGDTAARILGIASTHKFT
- a CDS encoding molybdopterin-dependent oxidoreductase, whose translation is MAGKTNLSRRDVLIKGGIATAGMTLLPSHVLARLDQLARDETPVNWIDEFGPPRSPDFVLLDWNGLESWITPVDQFFSASHYPEPTVDGDTYSLEITGAVRQKLNLSLDEIKSMPRRDLDFTLECSGNRGVPVFRGGVFNARWTGTPLAPILERAGMWDNGMEVVFFGHDEGEEVITPRRSEPLTMKQNFARSLTMAQAMDPDILLCYEVNGQTLPPKHGYPLRLIVPGWYGITQVKWLKRIEVRTTRYMGRFISRDYVTIREETHNGETVWRQESVGKGRINSVTARVTRVGPLHRIYGAVWGEPLREVQVRIDDGPWQSAEIIEGEDAEYAWKFWRLDWDRPSPGEHTITSRGVTAAGTVQPAPDDPYLAGKKTYWESNGQVTRTIRTFES